One genomic window of Candidatus Nitrosopumilus sediminis includes the following:
- a CDS encoding universal stress protein, with protein sequence MAIQIKKILVPLDGSSNSFRGLDVAIQMARESHATVTGLYVAGIVKPKTNDPITSLEKILLGHAQKIMKKAKLKAAQKGILFFDRVSYGDDGKRIVEVADKHNFDLIVIGSRGMGAAKELFLGSTSNYVLHKSKKPVLVVK encoded by the coding sequence ATGGCAATTCAAATTAAAAAAATCCTTGTACCTTTAGACGGATCTTCCAATTCCTTTAGGGGATTAGATGTTGCAATTCAAATGGCAAGAGAATCCCATGCTACCGTTACGGGTCTTTACGTCGCAGGAATTGTAAAGCCTAAAACAAATGATCCAATAACTTCTTTGGAGAAAATTTTGTTAGGGCACGCACAAAAGATCATGAAAAAAGCAAAGCTAAAGGCTGCACAAAAAGGAATTCTGTTCTTTGATAGAGTATCTTATGGAGATGATGGAAAAAGAATTGTTGAAGTTGCAGATAAACATAATTTTGATCTTATTGTTATTGGTTCTAGGGGAATGGGTGCTGCAAAAGAACTCTTCTTAGGAAGCACATCGAACTACGTGCTTCACAAATCAAAGAAACCTGTATTGGTTGTGAAATGA
- a CDS encoding 4a-hydroxytetrahydrobiopterin dehydratase has translation MIRLSQLDIEEELKNLPGWSVVKEKLHKEFEFASFNEAFGFMTRAAMEIEKMNHHPEWFNVYNRITVELTTHDAGGITKNDVNLAKILNSLA, from the coding sequence ATGATACGATTATCCCAACTAGACATCGAGGAAGAACTAAAGAATCTCCCAGGATGGAGTGTTGTTAAAGAAAAACTGCACAAGGAATTTGAATTTGCTAGTTTCAATGAGGCATTTGGTTTTATGACCAGAGCAGCTATGGAAATTGAAAAAATGAATCATCATCCAGAGTGGTTTAACGTATACAATAGAATCACAGTGGAATTGACTACTCATGATGCTGGAGGTATCACAAAAAATGATGTCAATCTAGCCAAAATTCTAAATTCTTTAGCATAG
- the purB gene encoding adenylosuccinate lyase, translating into MAILPIDNGRYGTKEMMDIFSEQKKVDYQLEIEGAAAISQSEIGMISKSIGKEIHRAAMSGKITAKRIKQLEAKSDHDTAALVESLSEKCSKNARPWIHYGLTSNDLVDTSNSMQMRDALQIIEPKVAKMASILAKKAVKHAKIPAVGRTHGQHASIISFGLKFANWAAEMAKHVERIEEIKKRILICKTLGVVGTGSLMGAKSLEVQRRAAKRLKLFPAEVTTQVVPRERYAEYVFELALIGATLEKIAIEIRNLQRTEIGEVAEQFKKGQMGSSAVPVKRNPIKSERVSSLSKLVRSQVAVAFENIPLWHERDLSNSANERFVIPTVSILVDEMLETMTRIVSNLMVNEKRIVDNLYITKGQIFAEFVLEALIKKGIPRFVAYRDVQRVAFEANDKGMFYKDAIKKDKAFSSKLTDKEIDAIFSPEKHLGASPAIISNVEKSVKKTIQKFI; encoded by the coding sequence TTGGCAATTCTACCTATCGATAATGGTCGTTACGGCACAAAAGAAATGATGGATATTTTCAGTGAGCAAAAGAAAGTAGACTATCAATTAGAAATCGAAGGAGCTGCTGCCATTTCCCAAAGCGAGATAGGAATGATATCAAAAAGCATAGGTAAAGAAATTCACAGAGCAGCAATGTCAGGAAAAATTACTGCAAAAAGAATCAAGCAGTTGGAGGCAAAAAGTGATCACGATACTGCAGCATTAGTAGAATCACTCAGTGAGAAATGTAGTAAAAATGCAAGACCTTGGATTCACTATGGTCTTACAAGTAACGATTTAGTTGATACTAGTAATTCAATGCAGATGAGAGATGCATTACAAATTATCGAACCCAAAGTTGCAAAGATGGCATCAATTCTTGCAAAAAAAGCAGTAAAGCATGCAAAGATTCCAGCAGTGGGTAGAACACATGGTCAGCATGCAAGCATCATTTCATTTGGATTAAAGTTTGCAAATTGGGCTGCAGAGATGGCAAAACACGTGGAACGAATTGAGGAAATTAAGAAGAGAATTTTGATTTGCAAGACATTAGGTGTTGTTGGTACAGGATCACTAATGGGTGCAAAATCACTTGAAGTGCAAAGAAGAGCTGCAAAGCGATTAAAATTATTCCCAGCTGAAGTTACAACACAAGTTGTCCCCAGAGAAAGATATGCAGAATATGTCTTTGAATTGGCATTAATTGGTGCCACTTTAGAAAAAATTGCAATAGAAATTAGAAATTTGCAGAGAACCGAAATTGGTGAAGTTGCAGAGCAATTCAAGAAAGGTCAGATGGGAAGCAGTGCTGTTCCGGTAAAAAGAAATCCAATAAAGAGTGAACGTGTATCATCATTATCAAAATTAGTTAGAAGTCAAGTTGCAGTTGCATTTGAAAACATTCCATTATGGCATGAACGAGATCTTTCAAACTCAGCAAATGAGAGATTTGTAATCCCAACAGTATCCATCCTAGTTGACGAGATGTTAGAAACTATGACTAGAATTGTTTCTAACTTGATGGTAAATGAAAAAAGAATTGTAGATAATCTATACATCACAAAAGGCCAAATCTTTGCAGAATTTGTTTTAGAAGCCCTAATCAAAAAAGGAATTCCAAGATTTGTTGCATATAGAGATGTTCAGAGAGTTGCATTTGAGGCAAATGACAAGGGAATGTTCTACAAAGATGCAATCAAAAAGGACAAAGCATTTTCTTCAAAACTTACTGACAAAGAAATCGATGCAATATTTTCACCAGAAAAACACCTTGGTGCATCACCTGCAATCATTAGCAATGTAGAGAAATCAGTCAAGAAAACAATTCAGAAATTTATCTAG
- a CDS encoding valine--tRNA ligase: MEPKISEKAWNPELEKKILQQWEEEKIYDFTPQDDNYTIDTPPPYPSGRPWHIGAAAHYSQIDMIARTARMAGKNVYFPIGIDRNGLPVELYTEKKHKIRMRETERGEFLNLCRDALDDLEAEMLLIMKSLGISGDFANYYRTDSKEYRALTQSTFIELWKKGQVYLANRPNNYDWVSGTTIADAEIMYEDLATKLVYMKFKIKDTDQEIIIASTRPELLCACRTIIVNPDDERYSQYIGKKIIVPITNAEVELRTHHSAQQEFGSGAVMVCSYGDQNDVALFRELELEEIVAIGLDGRMTEVAGEYTGLKPKQARTKIIEDLETKGLLDKVEDIVHRTPVSERSKTPIEIIPMEEYYLKQKDAVEKIKKLGQEITFHPPMHKQILMNWLESINIDWPISRRRYYGTEIPIWYCKSCSEPHVPEPGKYYRPWEEKCPISNCTKCDSTEFVGEERTFDTWMDSSVSPLFISKFNRDDEFFKKVYPASIRPQAKDIVRTWLYYTLLRCEQLTGEKPWSEAWVMGYGLDEKGMKMSKSKGNAIDPLPVIEKLGADTFRFWSASEINHGYDFRCNEQKIESTKKFLSKLWNVSRFLSSFPIIKSGKLSASDKWILAELDNLVKECKKGYEVYNFFIPAIAIREFTWNVFAAHYIEMVKARAYGIEFSDEERDGAIFTLHKTLSTILKLLAPITPFITEHLWKELYSKDSIHKEKQVMPENIEDQSEITKEIAEFNSKVWNEKKSQNLSLKDSIKIEIPESLEPFKKDLKSMHNLE, translated from the coding sequence ATGGAACCTAAAATATCAGAAAAAGCATGGAACCCAGAGTTAGAGAAGAAAATTCTTCAACAATGGGAGGAAGAAAAGATTTACGACTTTACACCACAAGATGACAACTATACCATAGATACTCCTCCACCATATCCTTCAGGCAGACCTTGGCACATAGGTGCTGCAGCGCATTATTCGCAGATTGATATGATTGCACGTACTGCAAGAATGGCAGGAAAAAATGTCTATTTTCCAATAGGAATAGACAGGAATGGACTTCCTGTAGAACTGTACACTGAAAAAAAACACAAAATCAGAATGAGGGAAACAGAAAGGGGTGAATTTCTCAATCTATGTAGAGATGCACTAGATGATTTAGAAGCTGAAATGCTTCTCATCATGAAGAGTTTGGGGATCAGTGGTGATTTTGCAAACTATTACAGAACAGACTCAAAAGAATACAGAGCACTTACACAATCAACATTTATCGAGTTATGGAAAAAAGGACAAGTGTATCTAGCAAACAGACCTAACAATTACGATTGGGTATCAGGTACAACAATTGCTGATGCAGAAATAATGTATGAAGACTTGGCTACAAAACTAGTTTACATGAAATTCAAGATCAAAGATACCGACCAAGAGATAATCATTGCAAGTACAAGACCGGAATTGCTTTGTGCATGCAGGACAATCATTGTGAATCCAGATGATGAGAGATATTCACAATACATTGGAAAAAAAATAATCGTTCCAATAACTAATGCTGAAGTAGAATTAAGAACACATCATTCTGCTCAACAAGAATTTGGTTCAGGTGCCGTTATGGTATGTAGTTATGGTGATCAAAACGATGTGGCATTATTTAGAGAATTAGAGTTAGAGGAGATCGTAGCAATTGGATTGGATGGACGAATGACAGAAGTTGCAGGAGAATATACAGGATTAAAACCAAAGCAAGCAAGAACCAAAATCATAGAAGATTTAGAGACAAAAGGATTATTGGATAAAGTTGAAGACATTGTCCATAGAACCCCAGTATCAGAGAGAAGTAAAACTCCAATTGAAATCATTCCAATGGAAGAATATTATCTAAAACAAAAAGATGCAGTTGAAAAAATCAAAAAACTAGGCCAAGAAATTACATTCCACCCACCAATGCACAAACAAATTCTCATGAATTGGCTTGAATCCATCAACATTGACTGGCCAATATCTAGAAGAAGATACTATGGTACTGAAATTCCTATCTGGTATTGCAAAAGCTGCTCAGAGCCCCATGTTCCAGAGCCTGGAAAGTATTACAGACCTTGGGAAGAAAAATGCCCAATCAGTAATTGTACTAAATGTGATTCCACTGAATTTGTAGGAGAAGAGCGAACGTTTGACACATGGATGGATTCCAGCGTATCTCCACTTTTCATTAGCAAATTTAACAGAGATGATGAGTTTTTCAAAAAAGTATACCCTGCATCAATTAGACCTCAGGCAAAAGATATTGTCAGAACATGGTTGTACTATACACTTCTTAGATGTGAGCAGTTGACTGGGGAAAAACCATGGTCTGAAGCTTGGGTTATGGGATATGGTCTAGATGAGAAAGGAATGAAGATGAGTAAGAGTAAAGGAAATGCAATAGATCCTTTACCAGTAATTGAAAAATTAGGTGCAGACACTTTTAGATTTTGGAGTGCAAGTGAAATTAATCATGGATATGATTTTAGATGTAATGAGCAAAAAATTGAATCAACAAAAAAATTTCTCAGTAAATTATGGAATGTGTCAAGATTTTTGTCTAGTTTCCCGATAATTAAATCAGGAAAACTTTCAGCATCTGACAAATGGATTTTAGCAGAATTAGACAATCTAGTAAAAGAATGCAAGAAAGGATATGAAGTATACAACTTTTTCATTCCAGCAATTGCAATTAGGGAATTTACATGGAATGTGTTTGCTGCACACTATATTGAAATGGTTAAAGCACGAGCATATGGGATTGAGTTTTCTGACGAAGAAAGAGATGGTGCAATTTTTACACTACACAAAACATTGTCAACTATTTTGAAATTACTAGCACCGATTACACCATTTATCACAGAACACCTTTGGAAAGAATTGTACTCAAAGGATAGTATTCATAAAGAAAAACAAGTTATGCCTGAAAATATAGAGGATCAGAGCGAAATAACAAAAGAAATTGCAGAATTTAATTCCAAAGTATGGAATGAGAAAAAGTCTCAGAATTTATCATTAAAAGATTCAATCAAAATAGAAATCCCTGAATCTCTAGAACCATTCAAAAAAGATTTGAAATCAATGCATAATTTAGAATAA
- a CDS encoding asparagine synthase C-terminal domain-containing protein, with translation MDEMNKKLLDNIKNSISETVKVKKIGIAFSGGVDSTLISKICSDMNFDVTLLTIGFSESHDILFAKHVNEFLKYPHHVLEIDPDTFPSISTKINQIINTENLSWNENCIAFHYVSKLANSLDLDTVITANGIDELFCGYNAYREAFSGGESKINEVMAAKLDNELKMMKAVNLVASEFGVKIFQPLLSPKFIEYANTVPMYEKIHDSDDLYRKHIIRKLASEVGVPELSYTKRKKALQYGTKIHKSLLKTR, from the coding sequence ATGGATGAAATGAACAAAAAATTACTCGATAATATCAAGAATTCTATTTCTGAAACTGTTAAAGTAAAGAAAATTGGAATTGCTTTTTCGGGTGGAGTTGATAGCACGTTAATTTCAAAAATTTGCTCAGACATGAATTTTGATGTCACATTACTTACAATTGGATTTTCAGAATCGCATGATATTTTATTCGCAAAGCATGTCAATGAATTTCTAAAATATCCTCATCATGTTCTAGAAATTGATCCAGATACTTTTCCATCGATTTCTACAAAAATTAATCAAATAATAAATACTGAGAATCTATCTTGGAATGAAAATTGTATTGCTTTTCATTATGTTTCAAAACTTGCAAACTCTTTAGATCTTGATACTGTAATTACTGCAAATGGAATAGATGAATTGTTTTGTGGTTACAATGCATACAGAGAAGCATTCTCTGGAGGAGAATCAAAAATCAACGAAGTAATGGCTGCTAAATTAGATAACGAACTAAAAATGATGAAAGCAGTCAATCTAGTTGCATCTGAATTTGGAGTAAAAATATTCCAGCCATTACTATCCCCAAAATTCATTGAATATGCAAATACTGTTCCTATGTATGAAAAAATTCACGATTCAGATGATCTATACCGCAAGCACATTATACGAAAACTAGCCAGCGAAGTCGGTGTACCAGAACTTTCTTACACTAAACGAAAAAAGGCATTGCAATACGGAACTAAAATTCACAAATCTTTACTTAAAACTAGATAA
- a CDS encoding spondin domain-containing protein has protein sequence MKSKTTGILAMTAIVTMITIASVGIPESDAAKSQMYEVTITNLTPGQPITPPLLVTHSAEAGFFAPGEMASDELQQLAENGNAEPLVEMLQGKMGVLDIVQGTTPLVPANDPGDTGLGYSETFTVSAQGKMRYLSFASMLVCTNDGFAGIDLVKLPFYKQKTVYASAFDARTEMNTEDFVDIVPPCQGAIGITSDDEGTGASNPAISEDGVVIPHPGIMGGKDLQRNVHAWSNPVVKIDIVRMN, from the coding sequence ATGAAATCAAAAACAACAGGAATTTTGGCAATGACTGCAATAGTAACAATGATTACTATTGCAAGTGTTGGAATTCCTGAATCTGACGCAGCAAAGTCACAGATGTATGAAGTTACAATAACTAATCTTACACCTGGACAACCAATCACACCTCCACTCTTAGTAACTCATTCAGCTGAAGCAGGATTTTTTGCTCCAGGTGAAATGGCATCTGATGAGCTTCAGCAATTAGCAGAAAATGGAAATGCTGAACCTCTAGTTGAGATGTTACAAGGAAAAATGGGTGTTTTGGATATTGTTCAAGGAACTACTCCTTTAGTTCCTGCAAATGATCCTGGTGATACAGGATTAGGATACTCTGAAACATTCACTGTATCTGCTCAAGGTAAAATGAGATATCTGTCCTTTGCAAGTATGTTAGTTTGTACAAATGATGGTTTTGCTGGAATTGATTTAGTAAAGCTCCCATTCTACAAGCAAAAAACCGTTTATGCATCAGCATTTGATGCAAGAACTGAAATGAACACAGAAGACTTTGTAGATATTGTTCCACCATGTCAGGGTGCAATCGGTATCACTTCTGATGATGAAGGAACAGGTGCAAGTAACCCTGCAATTTCAGAAGATGGGGTAGTGATTCCACATCCAGGAATTATGGGTGGTAAAGATCTACAAAGAAATGTTCATGCTTGGAGTAATCCTGTAGTTAAAATCGATATTGTACGAATGAACTAA
- a CDS encoding CBS domain-containing protein has product MTDAKTITIGDIMTKSVISVDSALTINETAKMMEDGKVGAVIVMENNVPVGIVTDRDFSVKVAAHAYQITEPVKQIMSSPLFSVNSDEPVRIAADLMHERKIRKLPVIDDGKVVGIITATDIVSLLAVSVEEDMRDMYFHSVAKIYSNYSPYN; this is encoded by the coding sequence ATGACTGATGCTAAAACAATCACTATTGGAGATATAATGACAAAATCTGTGATTTCTGTAGATTCAGCATTGACAATTAATGAAACTGCAAAGATGATGGAAGATGGAAAAGTTGGAGCAGTTATTGTAATGGAAAATAATGTTCCTGTAGGAATTGTTACAGACAGAGACTTTTCAGTCAAAGTTGCAGCCCACGCATATCAAATTACAGAACCAGTGAAGCAAATCATGTCATCTCCATTATTTTCAGTCAACTCTGATGAACCAGTAAGAATTGCAGCAGATTTGATGCATGAAAGGAAGATTAGAAAATTACCAGTAATCGATGATGGGAAAGTAGTAGGAATAATTACTGCAACTGACATTGTTAGCTTATTAGCAGTATCAGTTGAAGAAGATATGAGGGACATGTATTTTCATTCAGTAGCAAAAATTTATTCAAATTATAGTCCATATAATTAA
- a CDS encoding DUF6659 family protein, giving the protein MSTIIQDIIQNQMQNLCDKILDLQHVRFAGLISDNGNLYAGGFKKNTAPMVSEKNRQMMYMRFALESSFRKDFDDSFGAFRCSTIQREKISIITINICNYILLVFTEPRIDLQTKVKEIQNIIDDDKRNFLNNLFEKNDM; this is encoded by the coding sequence ATGAGTACTATAATTCAAGATATAATTCAAAACCAAATGCAAAATTTGTGCGATAAAATACTTGATTTACAACACGTTAGATTTGCAGGTTTAATTAGTGATAATGGAAATTTGTATGCTGGAGGATTCAAGAAAAACACTGCTCCAATGGTAAGTGAGAAAAATAGACAAATGATGTATATGCGATTTGCACTAGAATCTAGTTTTAGAAAGGATTTTGATGATTCATTTGGTGCATTTAGATGCTCTACAATTCAAAGAGAGAAGATATCCATCATAACAATCAATATTTGCAATTATATTCTTCTTGTATTCACAGAACCAAGAATTGATCTTCAAACAAAGGTTAAAGAAATTCAAAATATAATAGATGATGATAAAAGAAATTTTTTGAATAATTTATTTGAAAAAAATGACATGTAA
- a CDS encoding 6-pyruvoyl trahydropterin synthase family protein — translation MASSPTILDSDFRYIDKKGNLLKTRTELTVAQMLTFLDQDYEYNHKVTLKNGTEVIVDFKTEKGLIEVIDTDEDIEKYKQVKEDFPENKIMAIGHAKYVAQIKELQDIVFYDKTPQTGSIFLEDASFSFDYAHILPLVEKCSILHGHTSSVMVELVGQMKDNLLLDFGEAKKIIKEVVNVFDHKFFINRKYLQKEDDSHYQIQFEGPKGMFDLQVPKNTTYLLEGEATVENLSSEIIKLLVPKMPSNVEAVGVYIYEGYNKGSHIISNIER, via the coding sequence ATGGCTTCAAGTCCTACAATTTTAGATTCAGATTTTAGATATATCGATAAAAAGGGGAATTTACTCAAAACGAGAACAGAATTAACAGTAGCTCAAATGCTTACATTTCTTGATCAGGATTACGAATACAATCACAAGGTCACCCTAAAGAACGGAACTGAAGTGATAGTTGATTTCAAAACAGAAAAAGGATTGATCGAAGTTATTGATACTGATGAAGATATTGAAAAATACAAACAGGTCAAAGAAGACTTTCCTGAAAACAAGATTATGGCAATCGGACATGCAAAATATGTTGCACAGATCAAAGAGTTGCAAGACATTGTCTTTTATGATAAAACACCACAAACAGGATCCATATTTTTAGAAGATGCATCATTCTCATTTGATTATGCACATATACTTCCATTAGTTGAAAAATGCTCAATCTTACATGGACATACATCTTCTGTAATGGTAGAGTTGGTGGGACAAATGAAAGATAATCTTCTTTTAGATTTTGGAGAAGCCAAAAAAATTATCAAAGAGGTGGTAAATGTATTTGATCATAAATTCTTCATCAATAGAAAGTATTTGCAAAAAGAAGATGATTCACATTATCAAATTCAATTTGAAGGGCCTAAAGGTATGTTTGACTTGCAAGTTCCCAAAAACACCACATATCTTTTAGAGGGAGAAGCTACAGTTGAGAATCTTTCAAGTGAAATTATCAAATTACTAGTACCAAAAATGCCATCAAATGTAGAGGCAGTGGGTGTTTACATCTATGAAGGTTACAATAAAGGATCTCATATTATTTCAAACATAGAAAGATAG
- a CDS encoding winged helix-turn-helix domain-containing protein — MLTTVVPVFSFSEIFPRGLFSFSGSDGGQSGPDPRFKMILWFIIAGTRGGINRAKILNLIKTTPMNANKIATVMNLDYKTILHHVKILSKNNLVVKAEKDYGAEYQLTQIMKENQSALEEIMQKIGTK, encoded by the coding sequence TTGCTTACAACAGTTGTTCCAGTTTTTTCATTTTCAGAAATTTTTCCACGAGGATTATTTTCATTTTCAGGATCGGATGGTGGACAATCAGGACCAGATCCTAGATTCAAAATGATACTTTGGTTTATCATTGCAGGCACAAGAGGAGGCATAAACAGAGCAAAAATCCTTAATTTGATTAAAACTACCCCCATGAATGCAAATAAGATTGCAACCGTGATGAATTTGGATTACAAAACAATATTACATCATGTAAAAATTCTTTCAAAAAATAATCTAGTTGTAAAAGCAGAAAAAGACTATGGAGCAGAATATCAATTAACACAAATTATGAAAGAAAATCAAAGTGCGTTAGAGGAGATTATGCAAAAAATTGGAACAAAGTAG
- a CDS encoding DM13 domain-containing protein: MSYSGTFIGVGDGIHDAQGDVYTIPLEDGSNVLRLENFESTNGPDLFVYLATDDRASEFINLGELKANKGNQNYEIPDDADLTKYDKVLIWCKAFGVLFGSAQLST; encoded by the coding sequence ATGTCTTATTCTGGAACATTTATTGGAGTTGGAGATGGAATCCATGATGCACAAGGCGATGTATACACAATTCCACTTGAGGATGGAAGTAATGTACTAAGACTAGAGAATTTTGAATCTACTAACGGCCCTGATTTGTTTGTATATCTGGCAACAGATGATAGGGCCTCAGAATTCATCAATCTAGGTGAACTAAAAGCAAACAAAGGTAATCAAAATTATGAAATCCCAGATGATGCTGATTTGACTAAATATGATAAAGTTTTGATCTGGTGTAAAGCATTTGGTGTTTTGTTTGGCAGTGCACAATTATCAACTTAG